TGGACCTGGGGGGGCAGAGACCTACCAGGAGCACctgtattcttttgttttctcttgattGGATTTCTtgaatctcctctctctctttccttagaCACATAAGACacttctgtatttgttcctggGGAGAAGGAGTACAAAATACTAAGACAAAGTAACTACAAAGGGACCTTCAATCTGTAGAAATGAAATGCCCTGGAGATGAGTGTGAACCTCAGCACCTTGAGAGACTCAGGGTCTTCTCCTATTCTGATTTTGAGACtggatttcatgtagcccagacttacctcaaactcagaatcctcctgcctcaggtttccAAACATTAGGATCATAGGTcagcaccaccaagcctggccttgAGTCTTGGTCCTCTTGCTTTGTGCTCCAGAGATTTTGGCCAGGGTTTACCCCCTTCTCATGATCCCTTCTTCAGGTTAAACAACTACCTTGTTTTGCATGTGGCAAGCATTACCTACAATCTGAGCTCTGTGTGGTCTTTGCTGAAACTGAAATTATGTCACCCAAAGGAAATACACGCAAATAACATCTTCCTTATTTACTAGAACCAATAATCTAGAAATGATATGATGTGAGAAGAAATTTGGATACAAAAATAATTGatgcattattttataaattgatCTAGAACAGAATTAGGAGCAAACACATAAATAtccatgtgtgtgtttaaaaatacccacagaagggccgggcggtggtggcgcacgcctttaatcccagcactcgggaggcagagccaggcggatctccgtgagttcgaggccagcctgggctaccaagtgagctccaggaaaggcgcaaagctacgcagagaaaccctgtctcgaaaaaccaaaaaaaaaaaaaaaaaaaaaaaaaatacccacagaaaagctggggatgtagctcagtcattagagtgcttgcttagcatgcaaaccctgggttcaattcccaacactgcataaaacatgtgtggtggcacatgcctataatcccagtgttcagggCATAAAGGCAggagaaattcaaggccatcctaggctataTAGTTAGTCTGAGGCAAGCCTACATTAAGacctggcagagagagagagagagagagagagagagagagagagagagagagagagagagagagagagagagagagagagagagaagagaaatccTACTATCAAAAGATCATTAACAAATTGCTACATCATACATCTAAACACTTGCTTGTAACAAAatatgtgggagcccacaaaagtttcctagtgagagctgagcttgctttacaccacagggctgcattaagggatggcttgaccacctgtgtggttaccaggtgtctggtGTCTGgaatggtctgtacttggctgtgctggggggaggtcttttgctccaccccttggcattcctttaaacgccctttagcagagacagaaggggctggtggtttttgacccaggtcctcccgaggctatcctacgtttctatctgtctctctcctctatattcctatctaaatatttctcacttctccctcaagagtacggggggggggggggagggaggagaagtgagagctggtctcccacaaaaATACAGTATAAAAGCAACTAAAACCAGTAATActcatttaatgaaaaataaaaatacatgccACATATATTCACCCAACCAGCTTATTCACAACAGGAACATTCAGTTACATGCTCCAAATACACCACACTCTGACCACTCCTCCATACACAGGTCACTCACTCTTGTAAATATACAAACAAGCATGATCATTCCTTAAAATACAAACCTCAAATACACTTAGCTGAtacaggggacacacacacacacacacacacacacacacacacacacacacgtttgatGGTTCATTTGTTCAGAAAGGATTTACTGAGCTCCTTCCATCTATGGTCCACAAGGAAACGACACAGAACTCAATCATAAACCTGTGCTTAAGTCTACTGCCTGGGTGATCAAGTCAATAGGAAAAAGAACTTGAAGTCAGGATAACCCCTTCCACCCCAGAATCCACAATGCCTTTCTACTTCCCTTGGTCCAATCCAGCTCCCACAAGGGTCTCCCAGAGCCCCTTCCTACCCTGCAGGGATCTTCTCCTACCCTGTAGGGACCTGCTGCATCCTCCAGGAAGCGCACAGTGTGAGTCCTATGCTGTCCAGCCTCACGGCACACCACACACAGCTGTGCCTCATCCTCCTCGCAGAAGAAGTAGACTTTCTCCCCGTGTTCGGGACAGGCATCCTCCACCTCCGGGCCTCGAGTGGATGCCAGCTGAAGGCGTTCGATGTTCTCTACCACACTGGCTAGCTGCCAGTTCGGCCGAAAGCTCCCTGGGCGGAAAGGCTCTTTGCAGAGTGGGCAGCTGAGGGACTCCTCCGATTCTGGGACCGGGATCTCACAGTAGCGAGTGAGGCAGCCTCGACAGAAGTTGTGGCCGCAGTCAATGGTGACTGGCTCCCTTAGGGTGCCCTGGCAGATGGGGCAGTTGACCTCATCTGCGAGGCTAGTCACAGAAGGAGCTGAGGCCATGTCAATCCTACCGGTCCTTCTGCTTCCCGTAAGTCACCATCTCTGTGTGGTGGGAAGAGTACACTTCACACGTAAACCATGCCTGGGCACAGACATAGTCACACACACTTGGACAAGGGGCCCAGTTGCATCTCTGGAACCAGTGGTCCCTTGTCTTGCTCTCCCAGGAGCAGACACACTCCTGCCAACAGCAGAGATGAAGAAATAGCAGAAGAGGAAGGCCCAGGAGTTCACAGCATCATCCAGAGATGCTGAAGTTACTCTCTGGACCAGTTCCCATGGCCCGGGGCTCACCTCCCTTTCTGTCCACCCGAAGCTGCTCACAGAAAGATGAGGACGTTTAGTCTCTCAGCAGTCCACGGTTAAAAGAGACCTTTCCTTGGGGCAGGGAGGAGCCTGACTCACAGAGGGCTGTTGCCACCCCAGCTCTGCAACACAGCCACCTGCCTCCAGGGAGATTGGAGGTATCAGCCAGCACAAGACCTGACAGTCAGGGAACAGGGGCGTGTGGGGACTCAGATAAGGCTCTTGAGTTGGgatatgcacacacaagcaaCCGTGGTGATACCTCCATAGGCCTTTGACAGGCCTTTAAAGAGGGCTGGGAAAAAAATGCACGGGGGAGGAAACATAGAGTCACAGCCAGCACTTTTTTACTGTGACTACACGTCTAGTGATAGAAGtgctttaaatgatttatttatttcacctctGCTCTATCACATCCTGCTGCTTGTACCTCCATTTTGCAAGTTCCACCAGGTCACCTCACCCCATCCACGGTGAACAAATAGAGCACAAGTGACTGTGATCCACCTGCAAGCCAAAGCTATGAGTCTTCTAAGTAATGCAGTCTACCAGAAACACAAAGTACAACCAGGCATGGCAGTACATGCCTGTGATTGCAGCGCTTGGTAGAGAGAGAGGgtaaaatcaggagttcaagacccaCCTCCACTTGCATAGTACCTTGGGGGCTAGCCTACATGAAATGTgccttgagagaaagaaaaagaattcagtgAAAGCTACATATTGCACATATGCAATATAAAATTGTCTAGTTGCCAACATGAGCTGAGCCACAAAGGAACAGAATTATAAAGGGATGTTATTGGGACAACTGGATATTTTGAATATTGACATTACTCACTAATAGattgctaatttttttctttaaattatctagttattattaatgtgtgtgtgtggtagggtgTGTGGtagggtgtgtatgtgggggtgctGAAATCCCAGCATAAACATATCCGTGCTAATATTCCTTCACAGTATCAATAAGTTTGAATGTTTCTCATAATAAAAGttgagaaaatgtaaaaaaatgaaaagaaagataaaataagtaTTAACAGTATATTTAAGTTATTTCAATGTTTCCAAAATATTATCTGAACACATAGTCAACATAAAACACTAGCAATATTTCACATTTCCCCGTATTTATGTGAAGTCTTTTATGTGTACAGCACTCTTCAGCCAGAGCTGACCACACACGGCTGCTTAACCAGCATTAGACAGCTGTTCCAGGGTGTATTGCTGAGGGAGTAGGCAGGGCAGGAAGGGGCTGTGGAACAAGCAAAGTAGGTGCAATGCCAGGGGCTAGTGAGTGGGAGGGCCTGGCTTTGTCCACAGGGACCCTGCAGCCTGACCTTGGTCTCCGCCATGGGAAGAGCATAGGGCTGGAATCCTAACACTCCAACTGTCCCAGCCTTGTGGCTGTCAGACTCTGGCCTCTAGAAATCCTTTTTACCTTTCAGTTTGTGTCTCCTTCTCCACACTTGTCCCAATGGATTGCTATTGAATTGGATGTAGTTCTGCAGTAATTGCTCAGGGGCTGAATGCATATtgctggagctggaaagatggctcaggggttaagaatttgctgctcttgcagaggacacgggCTGGGTTCTCAGCATCCCcacggaggctcacaaccatgtgtaactccaggggatccaatgccctcttctggccctttaGGCACTGCACACATTGACATAAGGGCagacaaaacaatcatacacataagaattaaaaataaaaaaattaatgaaaatttaaaaaaattaaaattgaagggctggaaagatggcttagctaTTAAGAGTAGTAGCTACACTTTGAAGTAGCAGGATGTAAATAACTCACAACTATCTTCAACTTGAACTTCAGGGGATCCATCTGAGAGAAACTGCACATGTGGCAAACatacaccccaacacacacacacacacacacacacacacacacacacacacacacaccactacactatacttttttcttaaaaaacaaacaaacaaacaaaaacctaaaattgAAATCCAGTATCACCCAGGTTCTACGTGGTGCTCAGTCAGCATGGGTGTTAGGAAAGATCGCTCCAGCAGGAGACGCAGTCGAGGAAAGGAAGGGCCAAGGAGAGGAACGTGCATGTGGGCCTGTAGTTCTAAGTTAGTCTCAACACCACAGGTTGGACTTTGATGCTACCACAGAGCTCCTAGCCTGAAATTTATGGCTTTCACCTGCTCAGCGTGACAGGAAGCGGCTCCTCCCCAACGGTCCCACCCCTCCTCTGTGGCCAAGCGATTCCTGGAAACCCCATTTCCAAGTGACCTCATGGTGCAATACgctgctccccaccccagggACAGAAGGCGACAGAAGTGGAGAGCTAGGTCACCGGCCTGCCGCTGGGAAACGCTGGGTAGTCAAGGCGCCTTGGAGTTTGGACCTGCTTagctgctgggtggtggcccaGGGTTCTGGGCGTGCCTGGGGCCGAGCCAGGTGACTTCGCTGAGCTGACATTCCTGCTTTTCTTTCAGCCCCGGATTCCTTTGCCTCTGTGACAGTGACGCACTCAAAAGTGACTCAGTTTCAGAGAAAGGAAATTGTAGTGGACAGAGGCTGAAGACTGTGTGGACCAGCAGGGAAAGGCACGGTGATGCCCTCAACCCGGTCCCTGCGGGGACTCCACCACGTAGCCTGTCCTGCCTGCACCCGGCCCCTGCGGGATGCGGTGACCGTAGCCTGCGGACACAAAATCTGTCTACTCTGCCTCCCGCACATCCCGATGGGGGCCAAGCTGCTATGCCCGCTCtgtcaggaggaagaggagcaaacCCAGGCCGCAGTGGCCCCGGTACCCCTGGGTCCCCTAGGCGAGACCTGCTGCGAGGAGCACGGAGAGAAGATCTATTACTTCTGCGAGACAGACGCGGAGCTGCTCTGTGTGTTCTGCAGAGAGGGCCCCGCCCACCAGGCGCACACCGTGCGGTTCCTCGATGAAGCCATCCAACCCTACAGGGTAAGAAGCCTCAGGTGCTGCTTCCAGACAGGTAGGAAGGTGACCTGCGGTGGGTGGGTGAAAGAAAGAGGGTGGAGATTTGCTGTCTGAAGACCTCTCAGCCCTCCTCTTTGGTCCTGTCTCCCTGCGGCACACACACCACGCACTTTTCCGTCTCCATAGTGCCGCCCGGTCCACTTTCTGTCCAAGATGGTGATACGGTGAAGGTCAAGGATTAGGCCTCTGTCAGCTTTGAGTCCCTCAGCTCTGGTGGTTCATCCACAACACAGCACACGGTATGTGCCAGTTGGGTTTTTCACGCACTCTCATTCCCTCTGCGTTCCTCTCCGACAGGATCGTCTCAGGAGTCGGTTAGAAACTCTGAGAATGGAGCGGGACAAGATGGAAGACAGGAAATATCAAGAAGATCGGAAGCTCCAAGAGCTCCTGGTAAAGGCTACACTCCTGTtcctttgttgtgtttgtttaaactggcctcaaatttactacTTAGATGATCCtattgtctccacctcccaggggctgggattacaggcatgtgccaccataccctgctTATGCCTAACGTGATATCCAGTCCAggggcttgtgcatgctaggcaccAACTAAATTGTATCCATGCTGCTCCCTTGGGGGTTTCCTTCAAAGGCTCCTAGTCTGTTACTGGACTGAAAAGAACTTCAGGATTTTCTAACTCATCTTCCTGCAACCTCACAAAGACTTCTGGTGTCTCGGGACATGGAGGCTGGAGGTGTTTCTGATGTCTTTGAATCCAAGACATACTTTATTCTTCTCATACACAGGGGAGAACTGAGGTCTATAAAAGTAGTGCTCCTAACACCATGTGAGGAAATGACTAGAACTTAGGTCCCTTGACCTGTGTCCAAGGCTCTCCTGGCCCAGTATATCTACTGGAAACATCACCTCAGCTGGGAAGCCTACGATAGGTGTCCATTAGTGTCTTGGTTCAGGCTCTGTGGACAGCAGATGAATGAAGCAGCTAGATTTGGCTGCTTCCCACCACTTCTTTCATGATGCAGTAATCAAGAGGAAAATTCACACTATGTATTTCTGGTACTCTGACCAAAGAGAGTATTGAGACAGAAAGCTCTCTCCAGCATCTCTCAAATTCCATCAAAACATGCTTCATATTTCTGATCATGATTCCCTTTTGCCTTAATCTTTATCTAAGAGATTACTGTAATTGGGCTGGGTATATAGTTCAGTATGAAGAGTGATTGCCTAGAATACATggagccccaggttcaatcccctaGCATTGAATAAAATGGAAGTTGTGATATACACCTGTGATTCTAGCACTCGGATggtagaggtaggagggtcagaagctcaaggtcatctttgactacatCATGaattgagtttgaggctagcctactATACATGAGACATGGAAACAtatctcaagaaaagaaagatgttACTACAGTTACTCCATATGAGTCTAAAGAAGATATGGtaggtgtgctggttagttttttgttaacttgatacaagctagggtcatctaggaagagggaaccctTCCTAAATGaggaactgagaaaaaaaaaaagcagttgaaAAAGTGCTTCCATCAGATTGCTTTCATCAGATCGACTGTAGCAAgactatgggacattttcttaatgaattattgatgtgggagggtccagcctacacaggacaggtggtcctggttaTATAAGAAAGAAGGTTAAGCAtaccatggagaacaagccagtaagcagcatttcttcacagcctctgcttctaggttcctgtttgagttcctgtcctgagttccctcagtgatgggatGGGATAtagaagtataagatgaaataaactttctTCCTCAACCTAGTTTTTGtcatgttttatcatagcagcagagaagaaaactggaaaaaaaagtagGGTATCATAGCTATGTCTCTAAGAGTTCAATATATTATTACAATACCTGGCTAAGACAATAATAGCAAAGCTCTTATCATCAGCAAGTCTATCTTGAGACCTCTTTCTACCATTTTATTTGTAGAAATGAGTCTTGAAACTGCTTATTCCTTGTTTCTCTTAATCAGTTAAGTGCACAGATGATCCTTCTGGGAGCCAGTTCTGAGTCCCTCCTCATATCCTCACAGATGCAGGTTGAAAGCAAGAAGCAACAGGTAGAAGCTGCCTTTGAAAGGCTGACTCAGGAGCTTGGAGACCAGAGGTGCCTCCTGATGACCAGGCTGGAGGGGCTAGAACAGCAGAtctggaaggagagggaagagtaCATCACAAAGGTCTCTCAGGAGGTCCATTGGCTGGGCACCCAGGttgaggagctggaggagaagtGTCATCGACCAGCAAGTGAGCTACTACAAGTGAGAGACACTCCACAATCCTACCACCCTGTGGGACAGCAGGGGGGTTCACAGGAAGGGTGGTACTGTGTTGCAGCtgggaggtgatggagaggcaggaaagggaaaTGGGGAATTATCTCCATTGATAAGGCCTGAGGGAGGGCGTGCTTTCTATGGCCCAAAAGACTACAGAATCTGCTAAGGCATGCATGAGGATCATGTAAAGATGACCAGAATCAGACAATCTAGAGTTTAGTGTCAGTTCCATTAACTATGTCACTTGGGTGAGTTTTTTAGCTTCTCTAAGCATGGGAtgataatagtttttttttttttttttttgagttgtaaACCATGTAAGAAATAACCCATGTGTGGTGTTCAGCATGGCCTCCAGTGCACAAGAAGAGCTCCATCAATGGCCTTGTGGTACTTACCACAATCCTGTCCTACATCAGTTCCAACTTGGAATTCAGGCTGGTCTCTGCTCTCCACTATCTTTTAATCACTGGAGGCAGAACCCATTTAAGGATACAGCTGGAACAGAGCAATCAGAGCAAAGGAATTGGCTGCAGAGTCCTATACTAGTCAGGAACACAAGGAGAGCAGTGAGATGCATAGAAAGTAATTAAGGGGCTCCAACACTCTGGGTAGAACCTTTTAGCTGATGTCAAGACAGAAAGATCTATTGTCCCTGATGGGAAAGGCCATATGGAAACTAAGtgcatgtttttgtgtttcttctgtAGGATGCCAGACTCAACCAGAGCAGGTAAGGCCCTCTCCAGTCTTGCCTCCTTTATGTGCATCTTGAAGACACTGCAATTCATCTGTCCCCTTGTGGATGGCCACTCAGAAAAACACTGAGGCCACTTGTTCTCTAACAGCTCAAACTCAGTAAACAGATGggttgaagctgggcatggtggctcatgcctttaatcccagggcatgggaagctgagacagagggatcaccatgagtttgaggaaagcctggactacagagtgagaccctatccccaaataaataaataagttggtatgttggtttttgagacatacTTCTCCACCTCAAAGCAAAGTTATATATAATAAGCATGGCTTTAGAATGATCCAggggttttttttaattgcattttatgtgtataggcattttgcctgcaaacatatctgtgcaccatgtgcaagcCTGGTACcagaggaaaccagaagaggctggcagatcccctggaactggaattacagttgtaggacaccatgtagatgctgggtactgaactctgTGGTGTTTGGCATGTCCAGCTCCCAGAAGTTATCTTTAACCCATGAAATTACTGGTATTTTATTCAGTACCTAAAGCCATTGGAGAGTGTCTCCAAACTTGCTTCTCAAAGTGTTAGAAGTGAGGTCAAGGATGTGGTGGGTCTTACAATGTGATGAGAAGCTGAGAGGAGAATGGCCATAGCCAATGAGTAATGAGGACTACAAAGGAACAGAACCAGGGCTTTttcacccacacacaaataaaatgaaggattttatttttggaatttaAGTTTGATTTCCAATTTGTCTGCAGGTATGAGTCGAAGACTTTTGTGAGTCCAGaggctatttcctctgatcttgtTAAGAAGATTCGAAACCTCCACAGGAAAATACTCGGCCTCCCAAAGATGATGAGGACATTCTCAGGTAAAGAGACTCCTCTATCTTCCATCTGTCTCTATATTTCCCCAACTTCAAAACCTGGTTCAaaccaagcatggtagcacatgcctgtaatgtcagcacagggagacggaggcaggaggatctcaagtttcaggccagcctggactatgtggtgaaattcaaacaaaaataagcaaataccTTAGGTTAAGCATCTCCCCTCTCTGGAATTTCCCACAAGACCTCACTCTATACAGCTGgttgatggtggcacatgcctttaatcccagcactcaggaggcagaagcaggtactctgtgatttcgaggccagcagcctggtctacagaatgagttccaggacagccaggactgtttcacagagaaactctgcctcaaaaaaaaaaaaaaaaaaaacaaaaaaacaaacaaaaaaaaaaaaacaaaacaacaaaacaaaacaaaaagatctcATTCTACTGAGAGAGCAATCCCCCAGATTTTGGCCTCCTCTGTCCAAGGCACTGGGCTGAGAGTCCAGGAAAGTGAGGCAATTTctcttctgtccctgccctcatACTGTAGCCAGGATAGCCCCTTCTTGGGAGTATCTGTAGGAGATACTAAGCCTCACAGATCTCTCTTTCCGCTTTC
This DNA window, taken from Peromyscus maniculatus bairdii isolate BWxNUB_F1_BW_parent chromosome 21, HU_Pman_BW_mat_3.1, whole genome shotgun sequence, encodes the following:
- the LOC102929107 gene encoding E3 ubiquitin-protein ligase TRIM15 isoform X2, which encodes MPSTRSLRGLHHVACPACTRPLRDAVTVACGHKICLLCLPHIPMGAKLLCPLCQEEEEQTQAAVAPVPLGPLGETCCEEHGEKIYYFCETDAELLCVFCREGPAHQAHTVRFLDEAIQPYRDRLRSRLETLRMERDKMEDRKYQEDRKLQELLMQVESKKQQVEAAFERLTQELGDQRCLLMTRLEGLEQQIWKEREEYITKVSQEVHWLGTQVEELEEKCHRPASELLQDARLNQSRYESKTFVSPEAISSDLVKKIRNLHRKILGLPKMMRTFSENLMHHLETDSEIEA
- the LOC102929107 gene encoding E3 ubiquitin-protein ligase TRIM15 isoform X1, translating into MPSTRSLRGLHHVACPACTRPLRDAVTVACGHKICLLCLPHIPMGAKLLCPLCQEEEEQTQAAVAPVPLGPLGETCCEEHGEKIYYFCETDAELLCVFCREGPAHQAHTVRFLDEAIQPYRDRLRSRLETLRMERDKMEDRKYQEDRKLQELLMQVESKKQQVEAAFERLTQELGDQRCLLMTRLEGLEQQIWKEREEYITKVSQEVHWLGTQVEELEEKCHRPASELLQDARLNQSRYESKTFVSPEAISSDLVKKIRNLHRKILGLPKMMRTFSENLMHHLETDSGNQQGLLGVGGSIYPFHP